TGTCGGGGATGGGCGTGGCGCTGATGGGGACGGGGGCCGCCTCCGGCCAGAACCGGGCTGTCGCCCACGCGGCGAAGGCGAGCAGGGCGAACTTCGCGAACTCGGAAGGCTGGAAGGTGAAAAAGCGCAGGTTGATCCACCGGGAAGCGCCGTTCGCCGTGTGCCTGACCCCGGGAACGTACACCATCAGCAGAAGCAGGAAGGCCGCACCGAGGATCCACCCGATCCGCCGGCGGTAGATGTCGTGGTCGAGGCGCGACAGGCCCATGGCGAACGCGATCCCGATCGCCAGGAACAGGACCTGGCGCTTGAAGAAATACGCCGGGTCGAACCCGTACCGGGCCGACGATCCCGCCATGACGTTCGTCGCGCTGTAGATCATGATCATGCCGAGAACCGTGAGCGACAGGGCGCACAGCGCGAGGATCAGGTTCTCGTGGCGTTTCCCGAGATTCATCCAGGCAGCTCCTCCACGGCCTTGCGGAACGCCTCTCCGCGCTCCTCGAAGTTCCGGAACATGTCGAAGCTCGAGCACGCCGGTGAGAAGACGACCGCGTCCCCCTTCCGGGCGGCTTCGGCCGCGGCGCGCACCGCCGCGGCGAGCGTGCCGGCCACGGTGATCGGCGCCGCCCCCGCCAGCTCCCTCGCCATCCTGTCCCTGGCCTCCCCAAGTAGCACGACGGCCCGTGCCTTCCTGCCGAGGGCGGCCCGCAGGGGACGGAAGTCCACCCCCTTGTCCTTGCCTCCCGCGATCAGCACCACCGGCTCGGGGAACCCGTCGAGGGCGGCGAGGACGGCGCCCACGTTCGTCCCCTTGGAATCGTTGTAATACGACACTCCCGCGACCGATCGGATGAACTCCACCCGGTGCGGCAGTCCCGGGAACCGCGCGAGCTCCGCCAGCACCGCCGGCGGCGGGATCTCCATCGAACGGGCAACGGCGATCGCCGCGAGGGCGTTCCCGACGTTCTGCAGCCCGGGGATCTTCAAGGCCCCCGTGGGATAGCGCTCCTCCCCGAAAGGCCTCCGGAACACCATCTCTCCCCCGGAAAGGAAGGCGCCCTCCGTAAGGGTCCGCGACACGGAGAACGGGAGGAGACGCGCCCGGATCGAACCCATGCGCGCGGTTACCTCGGGGTCGTCGGCGTTGACGACCGCGGTGTCGGACGGACCCTGGTTCCGGAAGACCGCCATCTTGGTTTCGAAATACGCCTCCTTCGTCGCATACCGGTCACGGTGGTCCTCGGTGAGGTTCAGCAGCGCCGCCACCCGGGGCCGGAAACTTTCGATCGATTCGAGCTGGAAGCTGGAGACCTCCACCACGCCCCAGTCGCAGGGAGACCCTGCTGCTGCAACGAACGGCGTCCCGAGATTCCCCCCGACGAACACCCGGGGGAAAGCGCGGGAAGCCATCCCCCCGACAAGGGTGGTCACCGTCGATTTCCCGTTGGTTCCCGTGATCGCCGCCACCTTTCCCTGAAACCTCCGGAACCCAAGCTCGAGCTCCCCCCATACCGGGACACCCGCTGCGGTGAGGGCCGAAAGGGGGAGCCTCTCCCGGGGAACGCCGGGCGATACGACGAGCAGGGCGCTCCCCCGAACCTCCTCCTCCCCGGGCATCCCGCGCAGGAAGGCGATCCCGGCCGGGATCGGCTCGCGCAGCGACGCCTCGACGTTTGCGCGGGAGCGGTCGTCCCACAGCGTGACCCGGGCTCCCTCCCCGGCCAGCAGGCGCGCCGCCAGGAGCCCGGACCGCCCGGCCCCCGCCACGATCACCTGCTTCTCCGAGAAGGAATCCATGGTCAACGGATCTTCAGGGTGCTGATCGCCAGCAACGCGAGGATGATCGAGATGATCCAGAACCGGACGATGATCTTCGGCTCGGCCCACCCCTCCAGCTCGAAATGGTGGTGTATCGGCGCCATCCGGAAGATCCGTTTCCTCCGGGTCTTGTAGGAGGTCACCTGGAAGATCACCGAGAGGGCCTCCACCACGAAGACCCCTCCCACCAGCGCCAGCACAAGTTCCTGCTTCACCATCACCGCCACCGTTCCCAGCGCGCCCCCAAGGGCCAAGGAACCCGTATCCCCCATGAACAGCTGCGCGGGGTAGGCGTTGAACCAGAGGAACCCGAGCCCCGCGCCCGCGATGGCGCCGCAGAAGATCGTCAGCTCCCCGACGCCGGCGACGTACTGGATCTGGAGATAGTTCGCGATCTTGACGTTGCCGGTGAGGTAGGCGAAGAGCATGTACGTCCCGGCGGCGATGATGGAGGGGCCGATCGCCAGACCGTCCAGCCCGTCGGTCAGGTTCACCGCGTTGGAGGCGCCCACGATCACCAGGATGATGAACGGGATGTAAAGGAACCCGAGAGAGGGCCGGACGTTCTTCAGAAAGGGGATGAGCACCGTGTCCTTGATGCCCATGTCCATGTAGATGAGCGCTGCGGCCGTGGCGGCAAGAGCGAACTGGGCGATCAGTTTCCTGCGCGGGCTCAGCCCCTTCGTGTTTTTCCGGATGACCTTCTTGTAGTCGTCGACGAAGCCGATCCCGCCGAACCCGAGCGTCACGAACACGGCGATCCAGATGTAGTGATTCGTGAGGTTCGCCCATAGCAGTGTCGGGATGACCGCCGCAAGGACGATGAGCAGCCCCCCCATCGTCGGCGTCCCTTCTTTGGAGAGGTGGCTCTCCGGGCCGTCCAGCCGGATGGTCTGCCCGATCTGGCGACTCCGGAGAACACGGATCAGCCATGGGCCAAGGAGAAAGGAGATCAGCAGCGCCGTGATCGCGGCGTAGATCGTCCGGAACGTGATGTACCGGAACACGTTGAAGAACGAATAGTTCGCATGGAGCGGAAATAGCAGGTGATAGAGCATTCGCTTACGCCATGACCTCCCGGATATCCGCCGCCACCTCGTCGAGGCCCATCCCCCGCGATCCCTTCACCAGGACGACATCCCCTTCCGCAACGTATCCGCGCACCGCCTCCCGGAGGCGTCCACGGTCGGTCGTGTGATCGATCGCGTTGCCGCTCATCCCGCCCTCCTTCGCCCCGCGCGCGGCATGAGCCGCCCCGGCGCCGAACGCGAAGAGCCGGTCCACGGAGAGGGAGGCGATCAGGTGCCCGATGCGGAAATGCAACGCGGGAGAGTTTTCCCCGAGCTCCAGCATGTCTCCGAACACGACGACGGTGCGACGACCCCGGGCCAGCGACGCGAGGGAGCGTAACGCGGCCTCGGTGGATGCGGGGTTGGCGTTGTAGCTGTCGTCCAGCAGGAGCCCCCCGCCCCGAAGGGGGATGGCGTGAAACCGGCCCGGCACGGGGGCGAAGCTCGCAAACCCCTCCTCCATCTCCGCAGGGCGCATCCCGAGCGTGAAGGCGGCGGCGGTCGCCGCGAGCGCGTTCATCAGGTGGTGCTCCCCGGCCGTCCCGACGAAAGAGGAGAACTCGCCCGCCGGCGTACGCACGGCGATCCGCATCCCCGCGTCGGACATCGAGACGATCCTTCCGGAGAAGTCGTTCAGCGCGACGCCGTAGTGGACCTTTTCGGCGCGACAGCGGCCGGCCTCGCGGACGACGCGCAGGTCGGTCGCGTTGACCACGGCGGTGCCGGCGCCGCCAAGGGCCCGGAAAAGGTCACCCTTCTCGCGCGCGACCCCTTCCATGGTGCGAAACCCTTCCAGATGCGCGGGGGCGATGTTCGTGATCACCGCGATGTCGGGGCAGGCGATGCCGGCCAGCCGGGCGATCTCCCCCGGCGCGTTGGAACCCATCTCGAGGATCGCGGCGTCGTCCTCCCCGGACAGTTCGAGCAGCGCCAGAGGCATCCCGATCAGGTTGTTCCTGTTACCGGGGTTGCGCAGCACGCGGCGGGACCGCGAGAGGAGGCAGAACAGCATCTCCTTCGTCGTCGTCTTCCCGGAACTCCCGGTGATGCCGACCAGGGGGATGTCCCGATGGCGAAGCCGATGGGCCCGGGCCATGTCGCCCAGGGCTTCCACGGGATCCCGGACGACGAAGACGGGCTTCGATCGGGCCAGTCCGCCCGGTACCTTCCGCGCGCCCGTCTCCGAGACGATCGCAGCGAGCGCGCCCTTCCCGAACGCCTCACCGACGAAGTCCGCGCCGTCGGCGCGCTCCCCCGGGAGCGCGATGAAGACGGAATCCGGCCCGACGAGGCGGCTGTCCGCAGTGACCGCCCCGATCGGTTTCGACGGGGAGATCCCCTCGGCCTCCCGCAACGGGTGGATCGCCCCGATCACCTCCGGGAGCGTCATCCTACCTCCCCGCCGCAAGCACGTCCCGGACCGCCTGCCGGTCGTCGAACGGCAGGCGCCGATTTCCGATGATCTGGACATCCTCATGTCCTTTCCCGACGATCGCCACCGTGTCCCCCGCTTCCGCGAGAGAGAGGGCGAGAGCGATCGCCGCTTTCCTGTCGGCCTCCACGCGGAAGAACCCCTCCCGCCAGGTGGTCGGTCCATGCGCCTCCATGAGACCTTCCGACGTCAACCCCGGGACGATCTCCGCGAGGATCATGGCGGGATCCTCGTCCCGCGGGTTGTCGGAGGTCACCACCACGACGTCGGACCGCAGCGCCGCCACCCGGCCCATCGCGGGGCGCTTTCCGCGGTCGCGGTTTCCGCCGCACCCGAACACGGAGATGAGTCGCCCCGCCGTCAATTCCCGCAAGGTCGAGAGAACCCGGTCCATCCCGTCCGGGGTGTGGGCGTAGTCGACATACACATGCAGCCCGCGCGTGTTCGGGATCGCCTCCAGCCGGCCCGGGATCGTACGGGCGGCGGCGATCCCGGCGACAATCGTCGCGGGGGACACGGAGAGGAGGAGACCTGCCGCGACGGCCGCCATCATGTTGGACACGTTGTGCGCCCCGATCAGGGGCGACCGCAGCGTCAGGGGGCCGGCCGGCGTGGAGAGGGCCACCCGGGTCCCTTCCCACGTCATCTCCATCTCCCCCGGGTGAATGTCCCAGGAGCGGGAGAACCCGAACGTCGTCGCGGAGGGATACTCCTGCGCGAGGCGCTCACCGTACGGGTCGTCTCCGTTCAGGACGATCCCGGTGCGCTTTCCGCCGGCGGGGAGGTATTCCCGGAAGAGTCGCGCCTTGGCGGAGAAGTACGATTCCATGTCGCCGTGGAAGTCGAGATGGTCCCTCGTGAGGTTGGTGAAGATCCCCACGTCGAACCGGACACCCTCGATCCGCCCTTGCGCGGCGCTGTGGGAAGACACCTCCATCAGCAGATCGGTGGCCCCGAGGGCGACGGCCTCGGCCGTCACCGCCTGGAGCTCGTGGGGGAACGGCGTGGTCAATCCCCTCCGGAGGACCGTGCCGGCCACCCTGTATTCGATCGTGCCGATCACCGCAGGGACGCGGCCGGCCGCCGCCAGGATCCCTTCGATCAGGTACGAGACCGTCGTCTTCCCGTTGGTCCCCGTGATGCCCGTCACCCGCAGCTTCGCGGAGGGATCGCCGTGGAACGCAACGGCCACCCCCGGCAGCGCCACCGCCGTGGAGGGGACCCTCACGACCGGCAGGGGGGGGGAGGGAAGTTCGCGCTCCACCAGGGCCGCCGCCGCCCCGGCGCGCGCCGCCTCGGCGAGATATGCGTGGCCGTCGGCGTGGGCGCCGGAAACGGCAACGAACAGGTCACCGGGCCGCACGGTGCGCGAATCGATGCTGATTCCTCCGATCCCGATCTCCGCCAGGGCCCCGGCGGGCACGGGGGCGATCCCCGCCAGAAGCTCGGCCAGCCTCACCGCGCCCCCTTGCCGGCGGCGACCTTCATCGGCGGCTCCGCCGTGAACGTCACGGAGCACTCCGTTCCGGGGGCGAGGGC
This portion of the Candidatus Deferrimicrobium sp. genome encodes:
- a CDS encoding FtsW/RodA/SpoVE family cell cycle protein, giving the protein MNLGKRHENLILALCALSLTVLGMIMIYSATNVMAGSSARYGFDPAYFFKRQVLFLAIGIAFAMGLSRLDHDIYRRRIGWILGAAFLLLLMVYVPGVRHTANGASRWINLRFFTFQPSEFAKFALLAFAAWATARFWPEAAPVPISATPIPD
- the murD gene encoding UDP-N-acetylmuramoyl-L-alanine--D-glutamate ligase; amino-acid sequence: MDSFSEKQVIVAGAGRSGLLAARLLAGEGARVTLWDDRSRANVEASLREPIPAGIAFLRGMPGEEEVRGSALLVVSPGVPRERLPLSALTAAGVPVWGELELGFRRFQGKVAAITGTNGKSTVTTLVGGMASRAFPRVFVGGNLGTPFVAAAGSPCDWGVVEVSSFQLESIESFRPRVAALLNLTEDHRDRYATKEAYFETKMAVFRNQGPSDTAVVNADDPEVTARMGSIRARLLPFSVSRTLTEGAFLSGGEMVFRRPFGEERYPTGALKIPGLQNVGNALAAIAVARSMEIPPPAVLAELARFPGLPHRVEFIRSVAGVSYYNDSKGTNVGAVLAALDGFPEPVVLIAGGKDKGVDFRPLRAALGRKARAVVLLGEARDRMARELAGAAPITVAGTLAAAVRAAAEAARKGDAVVFSPACSSFDMFRNFEERGEAFRKAVEELPG
- the mraY gene encoding phospho-N-acetylmuramoyl-pentapeptide-transferase, with translation MLYHLLFPLHANYSFFNVFRYITFRTIYAAITALLISFLLGPWLIRVLRSRQIGQTIRLDGPESHLSKEGTPTMGGLLIVLAAVIPTLLWANLTNHYIWIAVFVTLGFGGIGFVDDYKKVIRKNTKGLSPRRKLIAQFALAATAAALIYMDMGIKDTVLIPFLKNVRPSLGFLYIPFIILVIVGASNAVNLTDGLDGLAIGPSIIAAGTYMLFAYLTGNVKIANYLQIQYVAGVGELTIFCGAIAGAGLGFLWFNAYPAQLFMGDTGSLALGGALGTVAVMVKQELVLALVGGVFVVEALSVIFQVTSYKTRRKRIFRMAPIHHHFELEGWAEPKIIVRFWIISIILALLAISTLKIR
- a CDS encoding UDP-N-acetylmuramoyl-tripeptide--D-alanyl-D-alanine ligase, yielding MTLPEVIGAIHPLREAEGISPSKPIGAVTADSRLVGPDSVFIALPGERADGADFVGEAFGKGALAAIVSETGARKVPGGLARSKPVFVVRDPVEALGDMARAHRLRHRDIPLVGITGSSGKTTTKEMLFCLLSRSRRVLRNPGNRNNLIGMPLALLELSGEDDAAILEMGSNAPGEIARLAGIACPDIAVITNIAPAHLEGFRTMEGVAREKGDLFRALGGAGTAVVNATDLRVVREAGRCRAEKVHYGVALNDFSGRIVSMSDAGMRIAVRTPAGEFSSFVGTAGEHHLMNALAATAAAFTLGMRPAEMEEGFASFAPVPGRFHAIPLRGGGLLLDDSYNANPASTEAALRSLASLARGRRTVVVFGDMLELGENSPALHFRIGHLIASLSVDRLFAFGAGAAHAARGAKEGGMSGNAIDHTTDRGRLREAVRGYVAEGDVVLVKGSRGMGLDEVAADIREVMA
- a CDS encoding UDP-N-acetylmuramoyl-L-alanyl-D-glutamate--2,6-diaminopimelate ligase — translated: MRLAELLAGIAPVPAGALAEIGIGGISIDSRTVRPGDLFVAVSGAHADGHAYLAEAARAGAAAALVERELPSPPLPVVRVPSTAVALPGVAVAFHGDPSAKLRVTGITGTNGKTTVSYLIEGILAAAGRVPAVIGTIEYRVAGTVLRRGLTTPFPHELQAVTAEAVALGATDLLMEVSSHSAAQGRIEGVRFDVGIFTNLTRDHLDFHGDMESYFSAKARLFREYLPAGGKRTGIVLNGDDPYGERLAQEYPSATTFGFSRSWDIHPGEMEMTWEGTRVALSTPAGPLTLRSPLIGAHNVSNMMAAVAAGLLLSVSPATIVAGIAAARTIPGRLEAIPNTRGLHVYVDYAHTPDGMDRVLSTLRELTAGRLISVFGCGGNRDRGKRPAMGRVAALRSDVVVVTSDNPRDEDPAMILAEIVPGLTSEGLMEAHGPTTWREGFFRVEADRKAAIALALSLAEAGDTVAIVGKGHEDVQIIGNRRLPFDDRQAVRDVLAAGR